The region CCTTATGGGTCAGCAACCCGTGAACCAGTCGAAGCTGACTGCCGGTGCACAACATTCTCTTGGCTTTGCAAACCAAGTTGAGAAATTCACGCGTCCCGTAATGTAGGTGCCTCGATGAAACTACGCGAAATAAGAATACTGTAAAGACCAAAAAGTTTCCGGATTTTAAATCGCTGACTGACGTCTCGACCGCAAAAGACGCTCAGATATTACGGGTTTTTTCGGTgtatttcgttttgtttcgctGGAGAATTTATGGTCACTTCGAAACGATGTCATTCGATCACTGATCTGTAAGACGATTCGATGGATTCTTATATAATGGTACGAATTATAAACTTATTCCTGAAAGTGcgcaattttttccaatatcaTTTACGGTTTTACTTCGAAACCTTAGAAAgctaatattattattgtatattgtCCCTAATATTTCGAcgttgaaacttgaaattattgtataatcgAGCGAGTTCATCGACCGTTGTACCTAGATTTATTTTAAGAGCTGGCTAGCTTGTATTCGGCCGAGATTTGCAACTCGCACGTAGCTGTTTGAACCAATGCAATTATTATTCTAACCATTAGGTAAAGTAGGTAAAACGCATGCTCGCTTTCCCCTATGATTGTATTAAACTGCAACAATAAAATACACCTCGATTCTGGTACTTATACGTAACTTACAAGGACATATGTTTTACCCGTAAACCCAAATCTgatactaattgtaagtaaattGTATATGCGTACATATCAAACATCGCGTATGTGTAGAGAGAGCCGTGGTGAAAGTCAATACGATTGCCTAACCGCAGGCGGATTATGGACATGTTTAactagaaaaaatttaatttatgcGCAGAATTAGTCGAGGTGCCTCTTTTTCCTTACATGTTTATAACGGCCATGTAATCGTTCCAACTTAATTCGATCTGCAACAGATGCAGTGGCATCGTGATACATCCGATTGgtcttttttttcgtgtaagaTGATTCACTGTTGCTACAACGGCTGGCAATGATTGTAATCAGAAAAAAGCGTATCAATGGTATGTGCGCACACACAACcacgatatatgtatacgtgtttTAACGCCCTGATAACTCTTATCGCTCAACCGCGTCCCCTGCCaatgtatgtaataatataatgaaacgGCACCATAAATATcaacgttatacgtatatgtatttattatgcatcgttgtacaaaaGTAGCTCTATAATTATAAAGTTTTTGCAACAGCATTCACCACCTTTCATTGAAAGTGGACTACGTTGCATAAGAAATTGCTACCAAGTTGAGAATTGAAGAGGTCAAAATTTAAGGCCAGTTAGGACCTTATTCCTTATATGAGTACAAAACATGTTACGTGAAAAAGACACAACTAACTTCGTGACTGCCAATTGTGCCTTCGGCCATAACGAATTGCTGAACCAGTATTGTGCCAATTCAAGTTGATACCATTGTGTAACTTGTatggtttgaaaattattactatAGTTATTATTGAAGTAAGTCGTGTTGTTTTTTGATGTTATTTCTTGCTATTGATATAAAATGTTGGGCAAcatattatttgtaattagCTCAAAAAAACACGGCGCCTAGGTAAAGCGTTATATTAATCTCAATATACAACCGCTATGTAAAGCTTTGCCGCAATTTCCGTTTCAGACTTTGTCTTCACTAATCGTAAGACTTTTTATCGTCGCTATAGGTTCTTATGTATCGTTTAACCAGCATCTGGGTACTGCAGCTCACATTTCAATTCGCTGTTATCCTGCATTAAATATTACACAGGGTGTATATTGATATTATGTAATGTAAAGATAAGTATAAACCGCCAAGGGAACTCCTCGGTCTCATCTTATTTCACTAATGATcgaaatcaattaatcaagCTGGTATAGGTGACACCTACACTTGAGTGCGCTAATTGATTGATTAACCAGCTTACTGAACAATTACATGCATCGTTTACACGAACGATGTATACTGGGCATGCAGAAATCTCAGCTCCAAATTCACGTGAATTGAATGACGTATTCCCTTTAAGTCttcgaatttaattttaattagcAAAATCTATAAAATGGCCAATTAGCAAGAATTTTGCAATAGGAAAACTTGTTTGTTTAATGAAACATCGTAGAATCGTTGAACTTCTTCTGAGATGCGATTTTTTCACTGTTGCTACAGTACGAAATAAAGATGGAATCTTGCGTCAACGGTTAACAGAGCGGATGCAGGCTTGTTGAGCTAATGCCACAATCATACTTATAtctttacatgtatatatatagctcGCAATTCTTTCGGAGGATGacaaattggaataaaatattcgtCATCCAGCGAACAGTTTTACTGATTACCTCGCAAATAATATTGCATACTAATTCAATACATATGCGGTCGTTAATTAAGTAATACGTTTTAACTAGAATCGAAATTTGTTACTACACTGAAATCTTATTCCCGCCCTGACGAATTTTCCTTCATTTCATGTGGAACATCTGAATTATTTTAGACTAGCCGTCATCGGTCGTTGAGtgataaaattgattcaattaaTACGAAACCATCTGTATTCAAGTACTATACAATTTAATAATTAGTCATAGTTGTGTTTTCATTACGCGTAAGAAGACATTGTTCGACACACGGGATCGCGTATCGCTTTTAAAATTGCACAGTATAACTTTGAAGAAACTGAactatatttattgttatattttactgttttatatgttaaataaaatttggatTTCGGTGTATGAAATACAGGATTATTATACGTTCAATTCATATAAATCATAAATACAGTCAATTGTTTGTAAAGTTTTTATTAACGaaaattgtattaaactgACGGCTCTCTGTTACAGTTCTGGGAAATAATCTCTGATGAGCATGGCATTGACCCAACTGGAAATTACGTTGGAACCAACGACCTTCAACTGGAGCGTATTAATGTTTACTACAATGAAGCAAGCAGTAAGGAGAAGATTGTTAATAGGATGACCATAACCATGTGATTTACTTAAAGCTTTACAGTCTAAGAATCGAACCTCATAGAAGTACGTACCAGCAACACATTATTTAACAATGTTCAACGTGTTTCTCTTTAGGTCACAAGTTTGTCCCGCGTGCCATACTTGTCGACTTGGAACCCGGTACCATGGACTCTATCCGAAGTGGTCCTATTGGTCAAATTTTTAGACctgataattttgtttttggacAAAGCGGAGCCGGTGAGTACACTGTCAATTCTTATGCCTTGGCATGTCTATCTAAAAAATCATTGATCATGTTTCTGTCCAATCAGTTAAATCTTCATTCAACAGAGTGCAAGGAACGATAATCACAGTTTTTGACATGTACTCTACAAAAATGATGTGTCAGTAATAATATACCGTTGTtcatgaataaattgaattattttaggGAACAATTGGGCGAAGGGTCACTACACAGAAGGTGCAGAGTTGGTAGACGCTGTTTTGGATGTAGTCAGAAAAGAGTCAGAGGGCTGTGACTGTCTTCAGGGATTCCAGCTGACCCACTCACTTGGAGGTGGAACCGGCTCTGGTATGGGAACATTACTCATTTCCAAAATCAGAGAAGAGTACCCAGACCGTATTATGAACTCCTTCAGTGTCGTACCATCTCCAAAGGTAAAATGCAGTTTCTAATAAGAAATATCATATCTATTAAGAAGGAAGTGATTTAAAACCGCGATCGCAATTATTTCAATGTGCGGAactttataaaataatttgttaattataTTCTACTACAATCTAAAGTGTCAACATGAAGCTCGTTATTGGTTTTTGTCTTCTAGGTATCAGATACAGTAGTGGAACCCTACAACGCTACTTTATCAGTTCACCAGCTTGTAGAAAATACAGACGAAACATTCTGCATCGACAACGAAGCCTTGTATGATATTTGCTTCCGTACTCTAAAGCTCACATCCCCCACTTATGGAGATCTGAACCACCTTGTCTCCGTATGTATCCGTTTCTTCTTATTACATTTGTGCCCACgtcaaaaataattgaatatccTGATTTCAAATACTATTACGTCACGTTCAACTAAAATATCAATGTCATTCAAGGATAGcaaatcaaaatatttcaacttttttgaatattttttctcataattgCAGGTCACCATGTCTGGTGTCACGACGTGTTTAAGGTTCCCAGGTCAACTGAATGCTGACTTGCGCAAACTCGCTGTTAACATGGTACCTTTCCCACGTCTACACTTCTTTATGCCTGGATTTGCACCGCTCACAGCACGTGGTAGCCAACAATATCGAGCTTTGTCTGTGCCAGAGCTCACGCAACAAGtaagaatataatttttcctggaataatataaatatttcgtaAACTTTGATgatttacaaattattatgCAATTACTTTTACAGATGTTCGATGCGAAAAATATGATGGCAGCGTGCGATCCTCGTCATGGACGGTATTTGACAGTAGCCGCGATATTCAGAGGACAGATGTCTATGAAAGAAGTCGACGAGCAAATgctaaatatacaaaataagAATTCGAGTTACTTTGTAGAATGGATCCCAAATAATGTGAAGGTTGCCGTATGCGACATCGCTCCTAAGGGACTCAAGATGTCATCTACTTTTATCGGCAATTCCACTGCCATTCAAGAAATCTTCAAGCGTATAAGCGAACAATTCACCGCTATGTTTAGGCGCAAAGCTTTCCTTCATTGGTATACTGGTGAGGGTATGGATGAAATGGAGTTCACAGAAGCAGAGAGCAACATGAACGATCTTGTCTCAGAATATCAACAATATCAAGTAGGAAATCTGTCATATGTCAAATGTTTTAATAATAACTTAAATAATTGCCACCTTTTTTTGAGTTAACTGTATTCATGGAATGCAACTAATTGAACATTTAATTATGATTATAGGAAGCGACCGCAGATGACGAAGAGGCATTCGAAGATGAGGAAATTCTTGACGAAGAGGCTGCCTAATACAGAAGTTCTGAAAAACTTAACTATTGTCACATTATTCTGTCTTGTATGTAGGATTATCttatttttgttacaaatttaaaagatcaaatttttttccattcactacaatttattgtatataatttattttaagaCAAGAATATCAGTAAATAAAGCCCCagtattgatttttaattcgGTAAAAAATATCTAGTTCACACGTCATAACTGAAATATATTCCTAACCATTTTTCACCCCACGATTCAACTACGGAATTTGAAGTCCGGTCATCAGTGTGGTTAATTAGTTCACTATCTTCTGTGAATAAATTGTGATCAAACACCCAGAATCTTGCTTTTGATAaatcatttattaaaaatactgTATACTTACCTCAATAtcacaaattatttcatgttCTAGTTAGTATTACTAAGCTTAGTAATACAAATTATAGGAAAAGTACAAATAAGATATTGGATCTATTTCAGGAAATATAATTCACTGAGAAATCGTATCGAGTGATTATTGAAACACcttattagaaaatttttacaagcgCTGCCAAGATTATCTGCATTGCGTATGTAAATGTACATCTGCGAATCAATTATCATTCAATGAGTGTTGTAGCCTTGTAGAGCCAAATAGGTTTTAAATATTGATGAACACCgtgtgaatataaaaaaaaaatgtatatcacCGATATTGGTTTTATTCCAGGCATTATTTATTAgagcaaaaattgaaaatatgcgCAGTTTACATTGCACTAGCTATTTCCTGGTAAAGTTAAAATTTGTCTCCTATTCGATGAcgaaaattacgtataattataacaaaacAACTCGtatagacatttttttcaaaacattcgAAAAGTCCTACTCTAACTGTTGATCTgaataaaattcagtaaaaaaatatacatgtgtgcAGCTGATTATAGCTGTGATCCGTTGTACAACTACAATTGCATACATCTGTTTTACGCACCTTTCATTATGAACTATAAAGTATATAGAAAATCCcaatttattgttttcttttcgtaTTATAACTGTAGTCAATCCAACGGTAAATTTCACGTATATAGCAATTTGGTAAACTAAGGTTCATCCATACGAAGGAAGGacgtatttattattatataaaataaacgtCTGTCTCCGCTAATATTATTACGCATACGATTTTGATAGCATTGTCAAATATTTGCGAATACTAATAATATTCCACACAgtattatttgttatttctcGAAATTGTGTATTTTCTCGTCTCAAACTTAACACCGGTTTCCTACTTAATTCagtgaaaattcattaaaaaatgctAACTGTTGCCACTAAATTAACTTTCAACTATTTTAAATCAGTTGAGAGttacgttgaaaattttcttgtagTATTTAAAGTATCGACGTTTTCATCAGTTGGACTTGTTTGTATTATGGAAACTTGTGAACATTTCTCAGGGTCTGAACTACGAAAAGTTTGGGACCTCGCAGAAGTTTTGACAATTTCTGAGAATCGTTCATCTTGACGTTCAgtttttgagtaatttttacatttcttaaACAATTGTGGCTGACCAAcgatcaaattttgaattttttccagatCAATTTTAACTTTGATGCCAAGCCTGGACCTACACATGTCACCTCCGTACTTGTGCACATTTTCATCTTTACGTTGAGTAATTGGATTTGTAcagatattaaaattttgttttttcatagAGATGCCTAGACCAACATCATTGATTAACTGATAATTCGTATCAAGAGCTTCAACGTGATGTTTATCCAAGTTCGgataatcaaaatatttatcagaTTCTACAAGTTTAGAGTTGACTGTGAATTTATTACTCCAGTCTTTTACGTACGAATCGACGACATTGTTCCAATCATTAATCCGCGACTTTTGTAAACTTGCATCTGAATTATCAATGTTATGATAAACGTGCGAACTACTGTTTATAACCTTAAAACTATTGTAACCAATAACAGGTAGCTTCAACTCTGAAGAATCAATACTACTTTCAACTAAGCACATTGAACCTCTGTTTAATCCATTACACCAGCTGTTTGCATTCAAAATATCATTGGGTCTACAACAGAAATCAAAGTTTGATGCACCTTCTATCTCACTCCTATCTTCGAACCTTTTTATTAAACTTTGATCATTGCTTTCACCGAAGCATTTTCGGCGTTCGTGAAAAATTACATTGTCCTCCTTTTCACACAAACTTTTTGGCTTGCCGCAAGTGCGATTAAAATTTCGTTTATTACCATTCAAACACGCACTCACTGATAAACCAGTTTTTTGAATGTAACTGCTGTTCATATCATCTGATaatgatatttgcttttcatTGCCATCAGATACGTTGCTTTGGATACTGTATTGTCCCTTAGCATCACAAGACGCAATGGATTTGCTGCTTTTGATGGTACCTTCTTCTATAACTGAGGTTTCGTCACTTTCAAATACACATTCAAGAGCTACTGGATCATACATGTTTCCTAATGATTGACATTTCTTGGATACACTTATAATGGAACACTTCTCAGCATCCAGGGGatttgatgatgatgatgatgatgacgatgacggtggtagtggtggtggtggggatggtggtggtgatggtggggatggtggtggtggtggtggtggtggtggtggtggtggtggtggtggtgatgatgatgatgatgatgatgatgatgatgatgatgatgatgatgatgatgatgatgatgatgatgatgatgatgatggtggtggtggtggtgaatAGTTAGGTTGTGTAGAAGATAGAAGCAGACCTTGCTTCTCTAGCACGCTCATTGGATCTGGTACATTTCTTGCTTTTAAGGGATTACCAGCAGTTGTACTAAGATTTACTGTGAAGGTATCATTGACGACCATCTGTACAAAAAAAGTGCATCGTGCCATCAGCTTTGTTAGTTTGGTAGATTGTGTTCAAATAAGAAGGCTGATATGGGATAGAATTCATACCTGAACAATATCTTCATCCAGAACACGAAATTTGAGATTTTGCAAAGGCACCTTTCGAGGTATCACTCGAGGTTTATTACAACATTTTCTCGTGGTTGATGAACTGCAGGGGCGTTGCATAGTTGTTGGAAGGGTTGAAGCACAAGTGGAACTGAAAACAATAAGTCactcaatcaatttttcaaggcagaataaataatatttaatgattTTAGCAATTATATGAAAGTCACAGtgtcaataattatacatcacTATCCGTTGACACTCTGAATATTAATACATGTATGAAGCAAAAACTAGTTATGAATTTATTTGAACGACAAATGTCCTCTGACTAAAGAGTACTAATAggatcaattttattttatactcacCAAATCAAAGAATGCCGTATCGCATAGcgtgaaaaacaataattactattcaaataatttgaaataaactttAGTAAAATAGTAAATTTGAAGTATTATGAAGTCAtgatgaaattattgaattattgaattatttgtctCGGATTAAACAAATTGCCATCAATAATAAACTTTACTGCTAAAAGTCGTTAGATGGGATTGATACAACTCTGTTTTATAGGAAACACTTACATGCTGGAATTATGATTGACTCTTTCTGCTGAATCTGATATTGCACTGGGCTTTTGCTTAAAGGCGATTGCTTCTGGTTTTGTATGGTCTGCGGTCCTCGAGCTCGAATAAAGAGCAAATCCGGCCTCAGCAGCAGGACTGGAGCCTGCATCCCCGTCACACTGTTAGAATCGCAAGAGATACACTGGAGAGGAGGTACGGGGATAATTTGCATACACACATTCCCCGCACCTAGTATCTCACCAGACACATTCTTGATTTGCTGACTTTTGACTCATGATAGTAAGAATAACTTTTTACAACTTCGCAATAATACTGAAGAGCCACACTTTTGTAGGCCAATTGgatgtatttttattctaaatttCCAAAGCTTCTGTAAAACTCGAGTGACATTATGGATGTCTTAGACTTGGTTACTATGGTCCAGAAAAAACAACCATAACACACACGAAAAAGAACTTTATATTTATGTCAACGTTCGGGTGACTTCAAATTGTAATGACATACTCTGCGTTAATATTTGTAGCAAATTCTCCTTAGTTTGTTCTTCAAATGTTCATAAGTACTAACAAATGTTTCACTATAAATACACTTATACATATGTTAATGACCTGATGGCAGCCAATTCACTTTCAACACAAGTATTAATTCTTAGTTTACAGATTTGAACTGAGTACATGAATCAATTCTAATCAAAACACATATCATTGGTGTCTGTTTACTGAAGATTTCATGGCGTTTTTATGGTTTTGAAGTCATTAAATTCCACTTATCCATGCTAAGTTAGGTCAATTTGGACCGCCCCTGTGAGTTAACTCTATTTCAACACAATCTATCGACATCTTCTTTCGAAtggaacatttataaataaacatactGAATCGAGAAATATCTGCAGAAATAATCCAGTGAGAGTGTCGCCGTTtttgtaagaagaaaaaactgaaCAAATAAGCAGTTCTTATTtactcaaaaaattaaaacaaggCATTATTATTGCTTCTTATTGGAggcaaataaatttaaattcagtTCTAGTTCAAAACCGTAACATATAAGAATTTGAGAGAAAAACTATGAGGCATGCTTTCTAGTTTTGATGATGCTACATTCACACTATCCGAACAGCAAAAGAAAACTTTGATACCATTTAAGTCTACATCATTGTGGAGGATAATAAAGTGATACCACTGCTGGACTTGCTTGTATACTGAATTATGAACCTGATTCGATGTATGATCATTCATGAAAAGAAACTTTTGTGTCATATGTGCATGGAAATGAGATGGTATTGCATGAAAATTACCTAAGAATTTGGTATTTGTGTAATGTAATGTGTTTTTACAAAGCTTTTGTCATGAGCAATATTGAAAGATTTATCATTGAACTCCAGTACTTCAATTACGAAATCCGAAGCTTGTCATTATACTTAGACTACTTATACATAGATCGAACCATAGGATTTACATATAATTTTTGGACGCATTTATAATTACTGCAGCTTTATTATGTTTACTACGTTTATTTGCGCAAGAGAAGGTCTCACTATCCGGATGTGATGTCGATTACTTAGGAGAGAAGGTTGTACCTAATTTTTTAACGGTACACTGGCTGTACCACCGACTATTATTCCTTCATTTGACTGAGAATTTCATGTTTTCATTTACtgcaataatgaaataaactAACAGTTAGTTACCAGCTACTACCGCGTATTGACAAGGCCACAATGCATGTTATTATCCTCCGCCATGATTCACTTACACACATCTAAAAACAATTACacttataataaaaattacttaCACCGCTAGTCACCAGACTTCCATTTCCCAGTTGCGTTACTGGATTGCATATTTTCATCATGGTATTCGCAATTGACTGATTTTCATTACTGTTGGTAAGACCCTCAGAGTTATTTCTTGGTAGACTATTGTAACATGTGCGATCAGGTGTAGACGGATTAGTTTGTTCATTGAACATAATTGGATTTTGTTGTGTTTGAACTTGCCTAATCTTTTCATGGGATTGATGAACTGTGTGTGGCTTTGGAGCAACGATATCCTCCGAATTAGGAAGGTGTGCAAAAAGTTGCGGGTTGATTGAAGTAGATGGCCTTTCTGGCGAATTTTGTAACTCATTTACTGGAGATTTAAAATTGTGGCATGTAGTGTTTTGAATACTGTCACTACATTCTGTAATATTGCTGACAGAGTGTTGTACAACTAACTCAGGTTGGGTGGAATTGCTGACTTTCATTACTTCGGATGTAGACATAGAATTTAGTTGTATTCGAATTGGAGTATTCACATTATTTGGTATAATGATATGGTTGATATTTACGTGACTCTGATTTTGTACCGAACTGCTACCAACAGTTCCAGAATTGTAATTgcaaaatccatttttttgttctagatCCACCCTTCTGATCAATCTAATACAACTTTTGTTAGCTTGTGTTCCATTCATATTCACTTGCAACGCTGTTGTACTTTGTTGGGAACTGTAACTACTAGTTGACTGACTCATTGGTATTGAGGTTGGAGCTACTGGAACTGCACGACTTATGTCATTCGAATTAATATTCCAAGAAATGTTTCTCGTCTGGGGTTTGGGTGTAGAATCGTTAGAATCATCAATCCGAACTTTTTTACATGATATTTCCGGATCTTCTGTGATAGGTAGGATAGATGCAGGGCTATCCATTGTGTATTCGTCACTTTTCCGTTTTAAATTAGACCCACTAACTGAAGAGGTATTAAGTTGGATGAATTTCAACTGTGGTTTTGGAATTTCCATCATTTGATTTTGCACTACTTGCAACTGCTGGTTACCACTCAGTGATGGAATATCACCTTGAACACTTCCTGCAAAAGTGACAGAAGAGTCAGGggtaatattttccacgttcACAGTTGTAGATGGGTTTTCATAATATTCGGGCCGTAATGAGGTAACATTTGTGATTTTAAGATTGAGCACAGGATTTTTCTGCAAAACTTTATCGTCTACTAGCAAATCTGCCTCTTCTTTGCTTCCATTTGAATTGTTTCTGACGATACTAGTAGTATTCATACTATCGATCGGAGGTTTCATTACATTTGCTCTATTAATATTTGGTATTGTTGTCGCAGTAGAAGTTGTATTAGTAGTATTTGAGACACTCGATAGATGTAGTGTAATTAAACCGTTCACCCTAGGATTTACTTTGGGTGGACTATTTAATACTTCCGAAGGTTCTGAACGCCTCATTTTGGTAACCTTAGAATTCTTTTTGATCTTTTGAATATTAGTTGTTACTTCACTCAAATTGCGAGACTCAATTTGGATTCGTTTCGTAGTCACCGAACTATTGTGTTTAGGTGTTATATCAATTATCTGCAAAAGAAGGGTAAAAATCACTTTTCTGATTAAAGTTCACAGtaattgtgtataaaatttgtGGCAACTTTCATATGAACTACAGTACTACAGTATAAAAGTGTATATCATACCTCCACCTCGTCGTCACTATCAATTACAATAACATCAGCAGTATGAAAATTGGCATTTTCTGGTTTTACATTGATTGCTTTTGACGAGTCGCTGGTTCTTTGAGAGTTAACATCATTTAATTTACTGGATTCATGATCAGTCAATTCCAAGACTTCTTTAGAGGGACACGTTTTTGAGTGTAATGTGTCACTGTTAGATTT is a window of Neodiprion pinetum isolate iyNeoPine1 chromosome 4, iyNeoPine1.2, whole genome shotgun sequence DNA encoding:
- the LOC124216401 gene encoding serine-rich adhesin for platelets-like isoform X4, with the translated sequence MHYLVKMSRRRSKRPPEAPGTLTCCFCGFSEDDEVEYGKLWNHDGIVTHYYCLLLSSNMEQNGNDNEGILGFLTSDIQKELRRGKRLSCSYCKRNGATLGCCNSRCKQVFHLPCGLQAGSLHQFFGEFRSYCIRHRIKQKIDEFIIEEAAAAGDVTCYICYEEVNPQNPIRTLWAPCCRKNAWFHRKCVQRLALSAGYFFKCPLCNNKSEFQKAMLEHGIFIPNQDASWELVPNAFQELLHRHNQCDAAECLCPKGRSHTSVNAKWELVLCRLCGSQGVHKSCGQLKWGSSVWECTECTGMLKKSDDPTPPGGNEPKKTIDHYSNQSSSDSEISVGGNMTPPPISKHDNSPSPTPPTWRLRPGPKSFKLQQASRNMRSLQLMTAATSTTFLPLKHDISLSCASDIGTITIPDTKSNSDTLHSKTCPSKEVLELTDHESSKLNDVNSQRTSDSSKAINVKPENANFHTADVIVIDSDDEVEIIDITPKHNSSVTTKRIQIESRNLSEVTTNIQKIKKNSKVTKMRRSEPSEVLNSPPKVNPRVNGLITLHLSSVSNTTNTTSTATTIPNINRANVMKPPIDSMNTTSIVRNNSNGSKEEADLLVDDKVLQKNPVLNLKITNVTSLRPEYYENPSTTVNVENITPDSSVTFAGSVQGDIPSLSGNQQLQVVQNQMMEIPKPQLKFIQLNTSSVSGSNLKRKSDEYTMDSPASILPITEDPEISCKKVRIDDSNDSTPKPQTRNISWNINSNDISRAVPVAPTSIPMSQSTSSYSSQQSTTALQVNMNGTQANKSCIRLIRRVDLEQKNGFCNYNSGTVGSSSVQNQSHVNINHIIIPNNVNTPIRIQLNSMSTSEVMKVSNSTQPELVVQHSVSNITECSDSIQNTTCHNFKSPVNELQNSPERPSTSINPQLFAHLPNSEDIVAPKPHTVHQSHEKISNENQSIANTMMKICNPVTQLGNGSLVTSGCDGDAGSSPAAEAGFALYSSSRTADHTKPEAIAFKQKPSAISDSAERVNHNSSISTCASTLPTTMQRPCSSSTTRKCCNKPRVIPRKVPLQNLKFRVLDEDIVQMVVNDTFTVNLSTTAGNPLKARNVPDPMSVLEKQGLLLSSTQPNYSPPPPPSSSSSSSSSSSSSSSSSSSSSSSSSSPPPPPPPPPPPPPPPSPPSPPPSPPPPLPPSSSSSSSSSNPLDAEKCSIISVSKKCQSLGNMYDPVALECVFESDETSVIEEGTIKSSKSIASCDAKGQYSIQSNVSDGNEKQISLSDDMNSSYIQKTGLSVSACLNGNKRNFNRTCGKPKSLCEKEDNVIFHERRKCFGESNDQSLIKRFEDRSEIEGASNFDFCCRPNDILNANSWCNGLNRGSMCLVESSIDSSELKLPVIGYNSFKVINSSSHVYHNIDNSDASLQKSRINDWNNVVDSYVKDWSNKFTVNSKLVESDKYFDYPNLDKHHVEALDTNYQLINDVGLGISMKKQNFNICTNPITQRKDENVHKYGGDMCRSRLGIKVKIDLEKIQNLIVGQPQLFKKCKNYSKTERQDERFSEIVKTSARSQTFRSSDPEKCSQVSIIQTSPTDENVDTLNTTRKFST
- the LOC124216401 gene encoding serine-rich adhesin for platelets-like isoform X1, with translation MHYLVKMSRRRSKRPPEAPGTLTCCFCGFSEDDEVEYGKLWNHDGIVTHYYCLLLSSNMEQNGNDNEGILGFLTSDIQKELRRGKRLSCSYCKRNGATLGCCNSRCKQVFHLPCGLQAGSLHQFFGEFRSYCIRHRIKQKIDEFIIEEAAAAGDVTCYICYEEVNPQNPIRTLWAPCCRKNAWFHRKCVQRLALSAGYFFKCPLCNNKSEFQKAMLEHGIFIPNQDASWELVPNAFQELLHRHNQCDAAECLCPKGRSHTSVNAKWELVLCRLCGSQGVHKSCGQLKWGSSVWECTECTGMLKKSDDPTPPGGNEPKKTIDHYSNQSSSDSEISVGGNMTPPPISKHDNSPSPTPPTWRLRPGPKSFKLQQASRNMRSLQLMTAATSTTFLPLKHDISLSCASDIGTITIPDTKSNSDTLHSKTCPSKEVLELTDHESSKLNDVNSQRTSDSSKAINVKPENANFHTADVIVIDSDDEVEIIDITPKHNSSVTTKRIQIESRNLSEVTTNIQKIKKNSKVTKMRRSEPSEVLNSPPKVNPRVNGLITLHLSSVSNTTNTTSTATTIPNINRANVMKPPIDSMNTTSIVRNNSNGSKEEADLLVDDKVLQKNPVLNLKITNVTSLRPEYYENPSTTVNVENITPDSSVTFAGSVQGDIPSLSGNQQLQVVQNQMMEIPKPQLKFIQLNTSSVSGSNLKRKSDEYTMDSPASILPITEDPEISCKKVRIDDSNDSTPKPQTRNISWNINSNDISRAVPVAPTSIPMSQSTSSYSSQQSTTALQVNMNGTQANKSCIRLIRRVDLEQKNGFCNYNSGTVGSSSVQNQSHVNINHIIIPNNVNTPIRIQLNSMSTSEVMKVSNSTQPELVVQHSVSNITECSDSIQNTTCHNFKSPVNELQNSPERPSTSINPQLFAHLPNSEDIVAPKPHTVHQSHEKIRQVQTQQNPIMFNEQTNPSTPDRTCYNSLPRNNSEGLTNSNENQSIANTMMKICNPVTQLGNGSLVTSGCDGDAGSSPAAEAGFALYSSSRTADHTKPEAIAFKQKPSAISDSAERVNHNSSISTCASTLPTTMQRPCSSSTTRKCCNKPRVIPRKVPLQNLKFRVLDEDIVQMVVNDTFTVNLSTTAGNPLKARNVPDPMSVLEKQGLLLSSTQPNYSPPPPPSSSSSSSSSSSSSSSSSSSSSSSSSSPPPPPPPPPPPPPPPSPPSPPPSPPPPLPPSSSSSSSSSNPLDAEKCSIISVSKKCQSLGNMYDPVALECVFESDETSVIEEGTIKSSKSIASCDAKGQYSIQSNVSDGNEKQISLSDDMNSSYIQKTGLSVSACLNGNKRNFNRTCGKPKSLCEKEDNVIFHERRKCFGESNDQSLIKRFEDRSEIEGASNFDFCCRPNDILNANSWCNGLNRGSMCLVESSIDSSELKLPVIGYNSFKVINSSSHVYHNIDNSDASLQKSRINDWNNVVDSYVKDWSNKFTVNSKLVESDKYFDYPNLDKHHVEALDTNYQLINDVGLGISMKKQNFNICTNPITQRKDENVHKYGGDMCRSRLGIKVKIDLEKIQNLIVGQPQLFKKCKNYSKTERQDERFSEIVKTSARSQTFRSSDPEKCSQVSIIQTSPTDENVDTLNTTRKFST